A stretch of Pseudomonas sp. 7SR1 DNA encodes these proteins:
- a CDS encoding BolA family protein: MQAYEVKHFLEGKLPGTQVEVEGEGCNFQLNVISDELAALTPVKRQQSIYAHLNPWIADGSIHAVTMKFFSSAAWADRT, translated from the coding sequence ATGCAGGCTTACGAAGTGAAGCACTTTCTTGAGGGAAAGCTGCCAGGTACGCAGGTGGAAGTGGAAGGCGAAGGCTGCAACTTCCAGTTGAACGTTATCAGCGATGAACTGGCGGCGTTGACCCCGGTGAAGCGCCAGCAGAGCATCTATGCCCATTTGAACCCATGGATCGCCGATGGCAGCATCCACGCGGTCACGATGAAATTTTTCAGCAGCGCGGCCTGGGCCGATCGCACCTGA
- a CDS encoding STAS domain-containing protein, which translates to MSESAVRLGEGGELLLSGVLDYRTGPALRKQGQALIKSASATELVFDCSAVHKSSSVGLSLLLCFMRDAQAAGKAWSIRGMPDDMREIAQVSELTELLVHS; encoded by the coding sequence GTGAGCGAGTCGGCCGTCCGTCTGGGCGAGGGTGGTGAATTGCTGCTCAGCGGCGTGCTGGATTACCGCACCGGCCCGGCCCTGCGCAAGCAGGGCCAGGCGCTGATCAAGTCCGCCAGCGCCACCGAACTGGTCTTCGACTGCTCGGCGGTGCACAAGTCCAGCAGCGTCGGGCTGTCCCTGCTGCTGTGCTTCATGCGGGACGCCCAGGCGGCCGGCAAGGCCTGGAGCATCCGTGGCATGCCCGATGACATGCGTGAGATCGCCCAGGTCAGCGAACTGACCGAGTTGCTGGTACATTCCTGA
- a CDS encoding MlaC/ttg2D family ABC transporter substrate-binding protein: MISILRRTLLVLLAALPLMANAVAAPSAHDIIQDTTNRLLADLSANKEKYKQDPGAFYDALNGIVGPVVDADGISRSIMTVKYSRKASPEQMSRFQENFKRSLMQFYGNALLEYNNQGITVSPAKDESGTRTSVDMQVKGNNGAIYPVSYTLEKLNGEWKVRNVIINGINIGKLFRDQFADAMQRNGNDLDKTINGWAGEVAKAKEVAEEAKEKQEQ; the protein is encoded by the coding sequence ATGATTTCCATCCTGCGACGCACCCTGTTGGTCCTGCTGGCGGCCTTGCCGTTGATGGCCAATGCCGTGGCGGCGCCTTCGGCGCACGACATCATCCAGGACACCACGAACCGGTTGTTGGCCGACCTTTCGGCCAACAAGGAAAAATACAAGCAGGATCCTGGCGCCTTCTATGACGCGCTCAATGGCATCGTCGGTCCCGTGGTGGACGCCGACGGTATCTCCCGCAGCATCATGACCGTCAAGTACTCGCGCAAGGCGTCCCCGGAGCAGATGTCCCGCTTCCAGGAAAACTTCAAGCGCAGCCTGATGCAGTTCTATGGCAACGCGCTGCTCGAATACAACAACCAGGGCATCACCGTTTCGCCGGCCAAGGACGAAAGCGGCACCCGTACCAGCGTCGACATGCAGGTCAAGGGCAACAACGGTGCGATCTACCCGGTGTCCTATACGCTCGAGAAGCTGAACGGCGAGTGGAAGGTGCGTAACGTGATCATCAACGGCATCAATATCGGCAAGCTGTTCCGCGATCAGTTCGCCGACGCGATGCAGCGCAACGGCAACGACCTGGACAAGACCATCAACGGCTGGGCCGGTGAAGTCGCCAAGGCCAAGGAAGTGGCCGAAGAAGCCAAAGAGAAGCAGGAACAATGA
- the mlaD gene encoding outer membrane lipid asymmetry maintenance protein MlaD: MQNRTLEIGVGLFLLAGILALLLLALRVSGLAPTANTDTYKLYAYFDNIAGLTVRAKVTMAGVTIGKVTAIDLDRDTFTGRVTLQLEKRVDNLPTDSTASILTAGLLGEKYIGISVGGEETLLKDGGTIHDTQSSLVLEDLIGKFLLNTVSKEAK, translated from the coding sequence ATGCAAAACCGCACCCTGGAAATCGGTGTCGGCCTTTTCCTGCTGGCTGGCATCCTGGCTTTGCTGCTGCTGGCCTTGCGGGTCAGTGGCCTGGCGCCGACCGCCAACACCGATACCTATAAACTCTATGCTTATTTCGACAATATCGCCGGTTTGACGGTCAGAGCCAAAGTGACCATGGCCGGTGTGACCATCGGCAAGGTCACGGCAATCGATCTGGATCGCGACACGTTCACCGGCCGGGTGACCCTGCAACTGGAGAAGCGGGTGGACAACCTGCCGACCGACTCCACTGCATCGATCCTCACTGCCGGCCTGCTGGGCGAGAAATACATCGGTATCAGCGTGGGCGGGGAAGAAACCCTGCTCAAGGACGGTGGCACCATCCACGATACGCAATCATCGTTGGTGCTTGAGGATCTTATCGGGAAATTCCTGCTCAATACCGTTAGCAAAGAAGCCAAATAA